A DNA window from Pseudomonas resinovorans NBRC 106553 contains the following coding sequences:
- the nhaA gene encoding Na+/H+ antiporter NhaA, with protein MNQAPSPKALPAAQRIADKAFSTFEKFLHIEAVSGIVLLIAAAVALIWANSPHASGYEHFWHMPLSFGIGDFVVSNSLHFWINDGLMTLFFLVVGMEIRREIHEGALANIKLAALPMFAALGGVVVPALLYLAFNSADGLRQGWAVPTATDIAFAVGVLALLGRSVPASVRVFLLTLAIIDDIVAVLIIALFYSGGLDPVGFVIAGAGILLVLGLQRIGVGSAYAYLLPGALLWFGLLKTGAHPTLAGVVLGLITPVRTIRVMEPPLEMASQAISDIAQREQADGGAAALAQPVKHLRLAQRELLPPVRRVQMALHPWVAYLVMPLFALANAGVSLGGVNLADGNSLAVFSGVMLALLLGKPLGVLASSFLLVRLGWCRLPPGMNWWWMGLIGCLAGIGFTMSIFIANLAFTQQELLSAAKLGVLAASLIAGIVGLLYGRVLIARMRPGKAATRPVANQHA; from the coding sequence ATGAACCAAGCCCCTTCCCCAAAGGCGCTGCCGGCTGCGCAGCGTATTGCCGACAAGGCATTCTCCACCTTCGAGAAATTCCTCCATATCGAGGCCGTCAGCGGCATTGTCCTGCTGATCGCGGCCGCGGTCGCGCTGATCTGGGCCAACTCGCCCCATGCCAGCGGCTACGAACACTTCTGGCACATGCCGCTGTCCTTCGGCATCGGCGATTTCGTGGTGTCCAACTCGCTGCACTTCTGGATCAACGACGGGTTGATGACCCTGTTCTTCCTGGTGGTTGGCATGGAGATCCGCCGGGAAATCCACGAAGGGGCGCTGGCCAACATCAAGCTCGCCGCCCTGCCCATGTTCGCCGCCCTCGGTGGCGTGGTGGTTCCCGCCCTGCTCTACCTCGCCTTCAACAGCGCCGATGGCCTGCGCCAGGGCTGGGCGGTGCCGACCGCCACCGACATCGCCTTCGCGGTGGGCGTACTGGCGCTACTGGGGCGCTCCGTGCCGGCATCGGTGCGGGTGTTCCTGCTCACCCTGGCGATCATCGACGACATAGTCGCGGTACTGATCATCGCCCTGTTTTATTCCGGTGGCCTCGACCCCGTGGGCTTCGTCATCGCCGGCGCCGGCATCCTGCTGGTGCTCGGCCTGCAACGGATCGGCGTCGGCTCGGCCTATGCCTACCTGCTGCCGGGCGCGCTGCTCTGGTTCGGCCTGCTGAAAACCGGCGCCCACCCCACCCTTGCGGGTGTCGTGCTCGGCCTGATAACGCCGGTACGCACGATCAGGGTCATGGAGCCGCCCCTGGAGATGGCCTCGCAAGCCATCAGCGATATCGCCCAGCGTGAACAGGCCGATGGCGGCGCCGCGGCATTGGCGCAACCGGTCAAGCACCTGCGCCTGGCCCAGCGCGAACTGCTGCCGCCGGTCAGACGCGTGCAAATGGCGCTGCACCCCTGGGTCGCGTACCTGGTGATGCCGCTGTTCGCCCTGGCCAACGCAGGCGTCAGCCTGGGCGGGGTGAACCTGGCCGACGGCAACTCACTGGCGGTGTTCTCCGGCGTCATGCTGGCCCTGCTGCTGGGCAAGCCGCTGGGTGTGCTGGCGAGCAGCTTCCTGCTGGTGCGCCTCGGCTGGTGCCGTCTGCCCCCGGGCATGAACTGGTGGTGGATGGGCCTGATCGGCTGCCTGGCCGGCATCGGCTTCACCATGTCGATCTTCATCGCCAACCTGGCCTTCACCCAGCAGGAGCTGCTCAGCGCCGCCAAGCTCGGCGTGCTCGCCGCCTCGCTGATCGCGGGCATCGTCGGCTTGTTGTATGGCCGCGTCCTGATCGCCCGGATGCGCCCCGGCAAGGCGGCTACCCGCCCAGTGGCGAACCAGCACGCCTGA
- a CDS encoding GNAT family N-acetyltransferase: protein MSRLQSAQPLTASPAVPADDHWIEALDDGSHVLIRPLRAEDREREREFIRRLSPETRHLRFLCAIKEASPALLDQLMDVDYRDRMAFVALVHRDGELIEVGVSRYAATDEPGHCECAVTVADDWLGRGLGVVLMRHLIDSARNNGFKRIYSVDAATNAGMQRTARALGFNCRRDPHDATQVIHSLEL from the coding sequence ATGTCCCGGCTACAGAGTGCGCAACCCCTCACCGCCTCCCCCGCCGTTCCCGCCGATGACCACTGGATAGAGGCCCTGGACGATGGCAGCCACGTCCTGATCCGGCCGCTGCGCGCGGAAGATCGCGAGCGGGAACGGGAATTCATCAGGCGGCTGTCCCCCGAAACCCGCCACCTGCGGTTCCTCTGCGCGATCAAGGAGGCCAGCCCGGCGCTCCTCGACCAGTTGATGGACGTCGACTACCGCGACCGCATGGCCTTCGTCGCACTGGTACACCGGGATGGCGAGTTGATCGAAGTCGGCGTCAGCCGCTACGCCGCCACGGACGAGCCCGGCCATTGCGAATGCGCGGTGACCGTGGCCGATGACTGGCTCGGTCGTGGATTGGGTGTGGTGCTGATGCGCCACCTCATCGACTCCGCCCGCAACAACGGCTTCAAGCGCATCTACTCGGTGGACGCCGCCACCAACGCAGGCATGCAGCGCACCGCCCGCGCACTGGGATTCAACTGCCGGCGCGACCCCCATGACGCGACCCAGGTGATCCACAGCCTGGAGCTCTGA
- a CDS encoding OprD family porin — protein MNNRTRIAAACAFLSVGTQYAIASEQSESKGFVEDANATLLLRNAYFNRDFKDGANDAKTWGQGFIGTFESGFTQGTIGFGVDAFGLLGVKLDSGRGRNYAAFFDTDSEGRPVDDLSQAGAAVKLRFSNTVIKYGNQFPSLPVLAYDDSRLLPQSFTGTLVTSKEIEGLELNAGRFTGDSPMGDPARDPNRLKSIDVLGGSYAVSDDLSVSLYHSDVEDMFEKYYANVNYNIPFSDLQALNFDFNIYRTKYDDGSVAALAMGGDGQDDRNTIWSLAAKYSVGAHAFILAHQRNTGDAGYAYDFGDGGSTIYVANSYYADFNLKDERSWQASYELDFATYGVPGLSYKFAYVRGSNISVAGDDNATEREIFNQFKYVVQEGPAKDLSFKLRNSIYRADNDVGPDLNEVRAFIEYPLSIL, from the coding sequence ATGAACAACCGCACTCGCATCGCGGCCGCCTGCGCGTTCCTTTCCGTGGGAACCCAGTACGCCATTGCCAGCGAGCAGTCCGAATCCAAGGGTTTCGTCGAGGACGCCAACGCGACCCTGCTGCTGCGCAACGCCTACTTCAACCGTGACTTCAAGGACGGCGCCAACGATGCCAAGACCTGGGGCCAGGGCTTCATCGGCACCTTCGAGTCGGGCTTCACCCAGGGCACCATCGGTTTCGGCGTGGACGCCTTCGGCCTGCTCGGGGTGAAACTGGACAGCGGCCGGGGCCGCAACTACGCCGCCTTCTTCGATACCGACAGCGAAGGCCGCCCGGTGGACGACCTGTCCCAGGCCGGTGCTGCGGTGAAGCTGCGGTTCTCCAACACCGTGATCAAGTACGGCAACCAGTTCCCGTCCCTGCCGGTGCTCGCCTATGACGACAGCCGCCTGCTGCCGCAGTCCTTCACCGGCACCCTGGTCACCAGCAAGGAGATCGAGGGCCTGGAACTGAACGCCGGTCGTTTCACCGGCGACAGCCCCATGGGCGACCCGGCCCGCGACCCCAACCGCCTCAAGAGCATCGACGTGCTCGGCGGCAGCTACGCCGTCAGCGACGATCTGAGCGTGTCGCTGTACCACTCCGACGTGGAGGACATGTTCGAGAAGTACTACGCCAACGTTAACTACAACATCCCCTTCAGCGACCTGCAGGCGCTGAACTTCGACTTCAACATCTACCGCACCAAGTACGACGACGGCTCCGTCGCCGCCCTGGCGATGGGTGGCGATGGCCAGGACGACCGCAACACCATCTGGAGCCTGGCGGCCAAGTACAGCGTGGGCGCCCACGCCTTCATCCTCGCCCACCAGCGCAACACCGGCGACGCCGGCTATGCCTACGACTTCGGCGACGGCGGCAGCACCATCTACGTGGCCAACTCCTACTACGCCGACTTCAACCTGAAGGACGAGCGTTCCTGGCAGGCGAGCTACGAGCTGGACTTCGCCACCTACGGCGTACCGGGTCTCTCCTACAAGTTCGCCTATGTGCGCGGCAGCAACATCTCCGTAGCCGGCGACGACAACGCCACCGAGCGCGAGATCTTCAACCAGTTCAAGTACGTGGTGCAGGAAGGCCCGGCCAAGGATCTGTCCTTCAAGCTGCGCAACTCGATCTACCGCGCCGACAACGATGTGGGCCCGGACCTCAATGAAGTCCGCGCCTTCATCGAGTACCCGCTGAGCATCCTCTGA
- a CDS encoding nitroreductase, with translation MSVAELLKKRISVRAFSDSPVTAQQVLDLLETARWSPSGGNLQPWKVVVVSGAERLAVERLAMQALSRNPGGEAGDHPIYPQGLAEPYRTRRYRIGEDLYELMGIPREDKAARLRAVARNYQLFGAPVGLFFVIDRSMGHGQWAHLGMFMQSLALVAEEQGLATCMQEAWAMVRDSLHQHFQLPDNELVYCGMALGYADRSAPVNGLRSERAPVEEFAVLRGFD, from the coding sequence ATGTCCGTAGCCGAACTCCTGAAGAAACGCATCTCCGTCCGTGCCTTCAGCGATTCACCCGTCACCGCGCAACAGGTTCTGGACCTGCTGGAAACCGCGCGCTGGTCACCCTCTGGGGGCAACCTGCAGCCGTGGAAAGTCGTGGTGGTCAGCGGCGCCGAACGGCTCGCCGTGGAGCGCCTGGCCATGCAGGCCCTGTCGCGCAATCCGGGGGGCGAGGCGGGCGACCATCCGATCTACCCGCAAGGTCTGGCCGAACCCTATCGCACGCGCCGCTACCGGATAGGCGAGGACCTCTATGAGCTGATGGGCATTCCCCGCGAAGACAAGGCTGCACGATTGCGCGCGGTGGCGCGCAACTACCAGCTCTTCGGCGCGCCGGTGGGGCTGTTCTTCGTCATCGACCGTTCCATGGGCCATGGCCAGTGGGCCCACCTGGGCATGTTCATGCAGTCCCTGGCGTTGGTTGCCGAGGAGCAGGGCCTGGCCACCTGCATGCAGGAAGCCTGGGCCATGGTTCGGGACAGCCTGCACCAGCACTTCCAGCTGCCGGACAACGAGCTGGTCTATTGCGGCATGGCCCTGGGCTACGCGGACCGCTCCGCGCCGGTCAACGGCCTGCGCTCCGAACGCGCGCCGGTGGAGGAGTTCGCCGTGCTGCGTGGCTTCGACTGA